TCTGGCTGCAAGTGCGGCCCTGATTCTTCCCCGGAGACGCGCCGCGATGGCCACCACGCAGATTCTTTTCATCCGCCATGGCGAGACGGCCTGGAATCGCATCAAGCGCATCCAGGGTCATATCGACATCCCGCTGGCAGAAACGGGCCTCGAGCAGGCGCAGCGGCTTGCCGCGAGGCTCGCGCGCGACGCGCGTGACGGTGCACGGCTCGACGCGATCTATTCGAGCGACCTGATGCGTGCGCAGCAGACCGCGCAGCCGTTCGCCGACGCGCTCGGGCTGACGCCGCGGCTGCGGGAAGGGCTGCGCGAACGCTCGTACGGCCAGTTTCAGGGGCACGACAGCGCAGAGATCGAGACGCTGTTTCCCGATGCGTACGCGGCCTGGCAGACGCGCGACCCCGGCTTCGCGCCGGAGGGCGGCGAGTCGCAGCGCGAGTTCTACCACCGCGTGCTGCATGCGCTCGAACCGATCGTCGCCGAGCATCCGGGTGGCCGGATCGCGTGCGTCGCGCATGGCGGTGTGCTCGACTGCGTCTATCGTTTTGCGAACGGCATCGAGCTGTCGGCGCCGCGCAATTATCAGCTGCTCAACACGAGCATCAACGTCGTCGATTACGTCGATGGCCGCGCGCAGGTCGTGCAGTGGGCCGACGTCTCGCACCTGGACGCCGCAAGCGACGACGATGGGTACCGCAAGGTGCTCTGAGCCTGCAGGCCCCGTCCGGCATCGCCGGTCGGGGTTTCCTTCCTGCGCGGTGCCGGCTGCTTACTGCGGCAGCGCGTGGCGCGTCTTGTAGTCGAGCGCGTACGCGATCTTGCCGGGCTTGTCCGCCGTGATCGGCTGGCGCAGCTTGTCGAATTCCCCCTTGTTGTATTTCTTCCCGCCGTTGATCGCGTCCGCGCGCCCGAGGTCGGCGCCCGTCTTGCCGTCGATCACCGGGTCGGTGGCCGCGACCATGCGCGTCGACGCATTCCAGACCGCGTTCAGGTAGCCCGTGTCGGCCTTCGCCGGATCCGGATCGGTTATGCCGGCGCGCGTCAGGTCATAGCCGGTGAGCGCGAACGTGCCCGGTTGCGCGCGCAGCCAGTCGGCCCAGTAGAACTCGAGGTAGTCGGTGGCTTGTGCGGGCTTGCTGTAACCGATGTCGCGCGTGAAATAGACGAGCGAGCGGTAGCGGTCGTTCGTCATCCCGAGTTTCAGGCCGAGACCGGTCGGCAGTTGCGCGGTCGTGATCGGCTTGCCTTCGCCATTCTTGAGGCGCAGATAGCCGCGCCTCTGCATCTGCTGCCAGAACGCGTCGCCCGAGTAGTCGCTGAGGTTGTCCTTGACGACGACGTGCACGCGCAGCGCCGGGCCGCCGTCGGGTGTCTCGTAGTAGGTCGACAGCCCGTGATGGCCGTCGGTCAGGTACAGCGCATCGCCGTTCGGGCCGATCACGACCGGGTTCAGCACCGAGCGGTCGCGGGCGTTCGCATCGGTCGTCGTGCACGTGTAGCTCGCGGGCTCGCGCAGCACCGACTTGGCCGTGTACCCGCCCGAAGCGACGCCGCCGAGGCCTTCGTCCGCGCAGAAGTCGTCGAATTTCTTGTCGGGCTGCAGTTCGTAGCGGCCGAGCTTGTAATAGATCTGGTCGTAGCCGATTGCGCCTTGCGTCGGGTGGAGATCGCCGAGCGTCACGTCGATCAGGTCGCCCGTGCGAGCGGCCTTCCACTTGCCCGGTTGCGGCGTGACGGTGGCCGGCGGCGTGGGAGCCGGCGCGGCCGGGGTGCCGCCGGACGGCGTTTGCGCATCCGAACGCGCGACGGCGGCGACATCGTCGCCTCCGCAGGCAGTGAGGGCGAAGACGGTGGACAGGCTGGCGGCAAGGGCGAAACGGATCGGCAGGCGTGGCATCGCGGGCATCGGGTGTCGGTCGGGTGGGCGGGACACCACGCGGGTCACGGACAGGCGGGACGGACGGTGCGTGCGACCGTGCGCGGGTGCAAGCCCGTCAGCTTGTCACAGGTATTTGACAGTAAATTGAAATGATAAGAGGAAGCGAATCGTCAGGTAGACGGGGTGCCGTCGGGCGGTGTCGCGGTGGCGCGGCGGCGCGCACGCTTTGACGCGCCGTTCACGAGCGCCCAGCGCAGCACGGGCGCGACGACCCGGATGCCCGGCCGGACCACGGCGCGGCGCAGCGGCGCGAACGCCGACACGCCGAGCATGCGCTGCGCCCACGGCGGCAGCAGGTCGATTCCCGCATGCATCACCAGCGACGCGGCCGGCCGCAGCGCGGGCTTCGCGACCGGCACGTTCAACAGGATGGACATCACGTCGAACGTGCGCGGCCCGGCCTCGAGCTCGGGCTGCATGCGCGCGAGATAGGCGGCCACCTCGGCGCGCGAACGGGGCACCTCGTGTGCGCCGAGCAGTTCGGCAATCAATGCCGTCTCGGCGTAGTAGCGGTCCTGCAACTCGCCCGGCAGCGCCGGATTCACATAGCGCAGATGCGCGGCGAGGAAACTCGACACTTCCGCGACATGCACCCACGTCAGCAACGCCGGATCGTCGGCGCGGTACGGGCGGCCGTCCGGCGCGGTACCCGAGATGTGCGCGTGGATCGATTTCACGCGTTCGATCAGCGCGAGTGCGTCCGCGCGGCTGCCGAACGTCGTACCGGTGATGAACGTGGCGGTGCGTCGCAGGCGGCCCAGGATGTCGGTGCGGAACGACGAGTGATCCCAGACGCCCGCGAGCGCGAGCGGGTCGAGCGCCTGCAGCAGCAGCGCGGCGATGCCGCCCGTCATCATCGACGTGAAGTCGGCATGCACACGCCAGCAGATCGCGTCGGGGCCGAACAGGCCAGGGTCGCCCGGCGGCGAAGAGAGGTCGAGCGACGGGCCGCCGCCGCCCACGGTCAGGTGCGTGACGCCGGCTACGAGCCGCTTGCGGATCGGCTCGGCCCAGCGCGGGCCCGGTGCGGGTGCGGCGGGGCGGGAGCTGGGCGGCGTCGTCATGGCGGTTGCGGTTCGGGCGACGGGTTACTTCCCGTCGGGGGTATCCCACTCGCCGCGTTCGGTGCGGCCGGTGTCGGGCGCGGAAAGCCCGAAGTGGCGATACGTGAGCAGCGTCGCGACACGCCCGCGCGGCGTGCGCTGCAGGAAGCCCTGCTGGATCAGGTACGGCTCGAGTACGTCCTCGATCGTGTCGCGCTCTTCGCCGATCGCCGCCGCGAGGTTGTCGATACCGACCGGGCCGCCGTCGAACTTGTACAGGATCGCCTCGAGCAGCTTGCGGTCCATCAGGTCGAAGCCGACCGGATCGACGTCGAGCATCGCGAGCGCGGCATCGGCGACGGCTGCGGTGATCTGGCCGTCGGCCTTCACTTCCGCGAAGTCGCGCACGCGGCGCAGCAGCCGGTTCGCGATCCGCGGCGTACCGCGCGAACGCTTCGCGATTTCGAGCGCGCCGTTCGGATCGATCTGCGCGTTCAGCAGCGACGCCGAGCGCCGCACGATGCGCGACAGTTGATCGGCATCGTAGAACTCGAGGCGCGCGACGATCCCGAAACGATCGCGCAGCGGGTTGGTCAGCATCCCGGCGCGGGTGGTGGCGCCGACGAGCGTGAACGGCTGCAGGTCGAGCTTCACGCTGCGCGCGGCCGGGCCTTCGCCGATCATGATGTCGATCTGGTAATCCTCGAGAGCCGGATACAGGATTTCCTCGACGACCGGCGACAGCCGGTGGATCTCGTCGATGAACAGCACGTCGTTTGCTTCGAGGTTCGTCAGCAGCGCGGCGAGATCGCCCGCACGCTCGAGCACGGGGCCCGACGTCTGGCGCAGGTTCACGCCCATCTCTCGCGCGATGATGTGCGCGAGCGTCGTCTTGCCGAGGCCCGGCGGCCCGAACAGCAGCACGTGGTCGAGCGGCTCGGAGCGGCGCTTGGCGGCTTCGATGAAGATCTCGAGCTGGCCGCGCACCTTTTCCTGGCCGACGTAGTCGTCGAGCTGGCGCGGCCGCAGCGCACGTTCGAACACCTCCTCGTGCGACGAGGCGGGCGTGGCGGCGATGATCCGCTGCTCGGTGGCGAGTTTGTCGGTTTCAATCATGCGGCCATTGTACCGCGCGCCGCTGTCGCGCCCACCTGGCCGAACGGCCGACTGGCGAGCGTCGTGCGGCTGCGCGACACTGGCTTCAACGCACCGGTTGGCGGCGCGTCATGCGGGCGTTACCCCTTCGACAGCGCCTTCAGTGCGAGCTTGATGCCTTCGGATACGCCGGTGCCGGCCGGCACGTTCTTGATCGCGGCGAGGCCTTCCTTTTCGGAATAGCCGAGCGCGAGCAGCGCGTTGAGGATGTCGGTCGCGTGGTCGGACGGCGACGCGGCGCCGGCGAGCGCGCCGAGATCGGCGCCGAGCTTGCCCTTCAGTTCGAGCAGCAGGCGCTCGGCCGTCTTCTTGCCGATGCCGGGCAGGCGTGTGAGGCGGGCGGCGTCCTGCATCGTCACGGCCTGCGCGAGTTCCTGCACGCTCATGCCGGACAGCACGGCGAGCGCCATGCGCGCGCCGATGCCGGTGATCTTCAGCAGCTCGCGGAAGGTCGTGCGCTCCTGCGGCGTCAGGAAGCCGTACAGCAGGTGCGCGTCCTCGCGGACGATCTGCTGCGTGAGCAGCACGATGCGCTCGCCCGTTTGCGGCAGGTTGTAGAAGGTGCTCATCGGCACGTCGATTTCGTAGCCGACGCCGTTGCAGTCGACGAGCAGGTGGGGCGGGTTCTTTTCGAGCAGGATGCCGGCGATGCGACCGATCATGGATGGCTTGATGCGAGGAAGAAAGCGCGAGTGTAGCGCACGTGCGGCGCGATGCCGACGGACTCGGCCATCAGGCCGGGGCGATGCACGGCGCGTGCGCATCGCGCGCGGGCACGGCGGCCGATCCGGCGTGCCGTGTGAAGGGGCGCCGGTGTCAGCCGACCAGCCGCCCGCGCCGCACACGCAGCCCTTTCTTCGCGAGTGCCGGCGCGAGGCCGCCGAGCGTGCTGAGCGTATCGCCGCCGTGCGCGTGGCAGATCGCCATGCCGAGCGCGTCGGCCGCATCGGAGCCCGGTTGTCCGGAGAGGTTGAGCAGCCGCGTGACCATTTCCTGCATCTGCGTCTTGGTCGCGCGGCCGTAGCCGACCACCGCCTGCTTGAGTTGCAGCGCCGTGTATTCCGCGACCGGCAGGCCGCCCGCGACGAGCCCGCAGATCGCGGCGCCGCGTGCCTGGCCGAGCAGCAGCGTCGACTGCGGGTTCACGTTGACGAACACCTTTTCGATCGCGGCCTGATCGGGGGCGTGCTCGCGCACGATGGTCGAGACGCCCTGGAAGATCGTGCCGAGCCGGGTGGCCAGGTCGGCCGTCGGCGTGCGGATCACGCCGCTCGTGACATAGGCGAGCCGGTGGCCGCTGACGTCGATGACGCCGAAGCCGGTGACGCGCAGGCCGGGGTCGATGCCGAGAATTCGCATGAGTGAGGAGAATGGCGTGATGCAGCGATACTACAACGATTGGCGCGGCAAGCCGGTCGCCCGGTCGTGCGCGAAGGCGCCGCGCAATAAAAAACCCGGCGGGGGGATGCCGCCGGGTTGTCGTGCAGCGGCCGCGCGGGCCGCATGCCGTGATCAGTGACGGAAGTGGCGCACGCCCGTCAGGACCATCGCGATGCCGTGTTCGTCGGCCGCCGCGATCACTTCGTCGTCGCGCATCGAGCCGCCCGGTTGGATCACGCAGGTCGCGCCGGCCGCCACGACGACGTCGAGGCCGTCGCGGAACGGGAAGAACGCATCCGATGCCACGGCCGAGCCGGCCAGCGTCAGGCCGGCGTTCTGCGCCTTGATGCTCGCGATGCGCGCGGAATCGACGCGGCTCATCTGGCCGGCGCCGACGCCGAGCGTCATGCCGTTGCCGCAGAACACGATCGCGTTCGACTTCACGTACTTCGCGACGCGCCACGCGAACAGCAGGTCGTCCATTTCCTTCGCGGTGGGCTGGCGCTTCGTGACGACGCGCAGCTCGCTCGGTTGCACGTTGCGCGAATCGAGCGACTGCACGAGCAGGCCACCGCCCACGCGCTTCAGGTCGAATGCGTTATGGCCGTCGCCGAGTGCGATCTCGAGCAGGCGCACGTTCTGCTTCGCGGCGAACACCTGCTTCGCGGCGTCGGAGAACGACGGTGCGATCAGTACTTCGACGAACTGCTTCGCGACAGCCTGGGCAGCCGCTTCGTCGACTTCGCGGTTGAACGCGATGATGCCGCCGAACGCCGACGTCGGGTCGGTCTGGAATGCCTTCGCGTACGCGTTGGCCGAATCGTTGCCGACTGCAACGCCGCACGGGTTCGCATGCTTGATGATCACGCAGGCCGGTGCGTCGAACGTCTTCACGCATTCCCACGCTGCATCGGAATCGGCGATGTTGTTGTACGACAGTTCCTTGCCCTGCAGCTGGCGGTAGTTCGCCAGCGCGCCGGCCGGCGTCGCGAGGTCGCGGTAGAACGCGGCGCTCTGGTGCGGGTTCTCGCCGTAGCGCAGGTCCTGCACCTTGTCGAACGCCAGGTTCAGCGTGGCCGGGTACGCGCTGCGCGATGCGTGCTTCAGCTCGTCGGTCAGGCTCGTCAGGTAGTTCGTGATCGCGCCGTCGTATTGCGCGGTGTGCGCGAACACCTTCGTCGCGAGGCGGAAGTTGGTCGCGTAGCCGACCGCGTTGCCGTTCGCCTTCATTTCATCGAGCACGACCGCGTAATCGGCCGGGTCGACGACGACCGTCACGTCGCGGTGGTTCTTCGCGGCCGAGCGCAGCATCGTCGGGCCGCCGATGTCGATGTTCTCGATCGCGTCGGCGAGCGTGCAGTCGTCCTTCGCGATCGTCGCGACGAACGGATACAGGTTCACGACGAGCAGGTCGATCGTCGGGATGCCGTGCTGCTCGAGCGCCTGCATGTGCTCGGGCAGGTCGCGGCGGGCGAGGATGCCGCCGTGCACCTTCGGGTGCAGCGTCTTCACGCGCCCATCGAGCATTTCCGGGAAGCCCGTGTAATCGGCCACTTCGGTCACGGGCAGGCCGGCGTCGGCGAGGAGTTTCGCGGTGCCGCCCGTCGACAGCAGCTTGACGCCGAGGTCAGACAGCGACTTCGCGAAGTCGACGATGCCGGTCTTGTCGGAAACGGAAATGAGCGCTTGCTTGATCATGATGGAACCACCAATAGCCAGGGAAACGGGGACGGGACGGCTGCCTACAGCAGGCCGTGCTGCTGCAGCTTCTTGCGCAGCGTATTGCGATTGATGCCGAGGTACTCCGCGGCGAGCGACTGGTTGCCGCCCGCCTGTACGAGCACGACCTCGAGCATCGGCTTTTCGACGCAGGACATCACCATTTCATAGACGTCATGCGGATTGGAGCCGTCTAGATCCCGGAAATACACGTCCAGGCTCTCGCGGACACATTGTTCGATGTTGTGCTTGCTCATGCTGCTAACTGGTTATGGTCGTCCGACTCGCCCTGGCCGTTTTCCTCTTCGTCATCGACGTAGACGAGGTGGTCCGACAGCGCCTTTTGCGCCTCGAAGAATGCATTGACGGCGGCGAGCTGCTCGCGGGTGGAATCGAGCGTGTTCATCCTGTGCCGGAACCCGTTGGCACCGGAAAGGCCGCGAGTGTACCAGCCGATGTGCTTGCGCGCAGTACGGACTCCCGTGAATTCACCATAGAAAGCGTAGTGGTCTTCCAGGTGTTCGTTCATCACGTGCTGGATCTCGTCGATCCGCGGCGGGGGCAGCAGCTCGCCGGTTTGCAGGAAATGATCGATTTCACGGAACAGCCACGGCCGACCTTGCGCGGCACGACCGATCATCAGGGCGTCGGCGCCGGTGGCGTCGAGCACGGCCTTCGCCTTCGCGGGCGACGTGATGTCGCCGTTCGCGACCACCGGAATCCGCACAGCCGCCTTCACGGCGGCGATGGTGTCGTATTCGGCGTCGCCGCGGTACAGGTCGGCGCGCGTGCGGCCGTGCACGGTGAGCATCGAGATGCCGGCGGCTTCGGCCAGGCGCGCAACCGTGATCGCGTTCTTGTGCTCGCGATCCCAGCCGGTGCGGATCTTCAGCGTGACGGGCACCGCATCGGGCCCCGTGCCGACGGCCGCGACGACGGCCTCGACGATGCGCTGCACGAGCGGCTCGTTCTGCAGCAATGCGGAGCCGGCCGCGACGTTGCAGACCTTCTTCGCCGGGCAGCCCATGTTGATGTCGATGATCTGCGCGCCGTTGTCGACGTTGTAGCGGGCCGCTTCGGCCATCATCGCCGGATCGGCGCCGGCGATCTGGACCGCAATCGGTTCCACCTCGCCTTCGTGGTTCGCGCGCCGCATCGTCTTCGCGCTTTTCCACAGCTGCGCGTTGGACGCGACCATCTCGGACACGGCGTAACCGGCTCCCAGCCGCTTGCAGAGCTGGCGGAACGGACGATCCGTCACGCCGGCCATCGGCGCGACGAACAGGTTGTTACGCAATACGTGAGGGCCGATAACGGGCATCGCAATGGCACCGCCCGCGGCGGGCGCGGGCAGGGAAAGGGTAGGCGGAAACGCGCATTTTACCGTATTCCCATGCCCCGCCGATTTGACCCGGTTTGAGTGGCGCGACTGTGCGCGCCGCGGGTCAGTTGCGCTGGCCGAACATCATCTGGCGCGCGATCACCTTCTTGAGCGGCGGCACGAACTCCAGCGCGGTGAGCGCGGCGCCGCGCAGCAGCGGGAGCGGGCCCGAGTCGATCGTGAACAGGCGTGCCAGCGTGTCGGTCGCGCCGATCGTGAAGCGTCGGTCGAGTGCGCGGCGCGCGTTGAAGGTGGCGAGTGCGGTTGCTTCGAAGCCTTGCGCGGACAGCGTATCGACGAGCGTATGCGCATCGCGCAGCCCGAGGTTGAGCCCCTGGCCCGCGACGGGGTGCAGGGTTTGCGCGGCATTGCCGACGATCGCGACGCGGCCGTTGACGAGCGTCTGCGCGGCGCTCAGGCCGAGCGGGAACGATGCGCGGCCCGCGATCGCGACGAAGTCGCCCATGCGTGCGCCGAATGCGGTGCCGAGCTCGCGCAGGAACGCATCGTCGGGCAGCGCGGCGCGGCGCGCCGCTTCGTCGGGCGTGCAGCACCAGACGAGCGCGTACTCGGCTCGGCGCGGCCCGCCGAGCGGCAGCAGCGCGAGCGGGCCTTCGTGCGTGAAGCGTTCCCATGCGACGTTCGGGCGCGGCGCCGATACCGTGACCGTGCCGACGATCGCGGTCTGTCCGTAGTCGCGGCGATGTTTGCCGGCGTCGGCCTGCTGTTCGTGGAACAGGCCGCCTTCGGCATTGATGACGACGCGTGCGCGCAGCGTGCGCTCGCCCTGCGGGCCGTCGAGCGCCAGCGTGACGCCGTCGGCATCCTGCTGCGGCGCGCGCGCGGTGGTCGACGTGAGCCAGTCGACGCGCGTGCCGCGCACGGCGCCCGCGAGCGCCTGCACGAGCGAGCCGTAACGCACGACATAGCCGAGCGCGGCGACGCCGTGCTCATCGCGGTCGATCAGCGTGCGGCCGAAATGGCCGCGCTGCGAGACGTGGATATGTTCGATCGGCGTCGCGTCGGCGGGCCACGCGAGCGTGTCGAGCAGCACGCGGCTGCCGTGCGACACGGCGATCGCGCGCGGATCGTTCGTGCTCGCGGCCGGTTCGCGTGCATCGATCAGTGCGATCGATGCGTGCTGCGTGGCGCTGCGGCGCGCGAGCCAGCCGGCGAGCGCGAGCCCGACGGGGCCCGCGCCGACGATGGCGAGATCGTAGTCCGGCTTGGCCGGGGAAGAGGCGGTCGTCATCTTGATTCGTGAAACGGAAGTAACGGTCGGCGGCAGCCGGTCATGCGCCCGCGCGCATCAGCGCTTCGATCTCGTCCGCCGCGACGGGCACGCCGCGCGTGATCAGCTCGCAGCCGTGCTCGCGCACGATCGCGTCGTCCTCGATGCGGATGCCGATGTTCCAGTACTCGGGCGGCACGTCGTCGGCGGCGCGCACGTACAGGCCGGGCTCGATCGTCAGCGTCATGCCGGCTTTCAGCGTGCGCCACGGCAGCGCGCCGTTGCCGTCGCGTTCGGCGAGCCGCTCGCGGTAGTCGCCGCAATCGTGCACGTCCATGCCGATCCAGTGGCCGGTGCGATGCATGTAGAAGCGCGCGTAGGCACGCTCGGCGATCACGTCATCGACGTTCGAGAAGCGCGTTTTCGGGATGATGCCGGTGTCGAGCAGCCCCTGCGCGAGCACGCGCACGGCAGCGTCGTGCGGCGCCTCGAACGGCACGCCGGCGCGCGTCGCGTCGATCGCGGCCTGCTGCGCGGCGAGCACGATGTCGTACAGCGTGCGTTGGGCGGGCGAGAAGCGCCCGTTGGCCGGGAACGTGCGCGTGATGTCCGATGCGTAGCCGTCGAGTTCGCACGCGGCGTCGATCAGGATCAGGTCGCCATCCTGTGCGGTTGCGTTGCCGGCCGGGTAGTGCAGCACGCATGCGTTGGCGCCGGCCGCGACGATCGAGCCGTACGCGGGCGACTGCGCGCCGTGCTTGCGGAATACATACAGCAGCTCGGCCTCGAGTTCGTATTCGCGGATGCCGGGGCGGCACGCCTGCATCGCGCGGCGGTGCGCAAGTGCGGAGATGTGTGCGGCACGCATCATGATCGCGAGCTCATGCTCGTCCTTCACGAGCCGCATGTCGTCGAGCAGCGGCGTGAGGTCGAGCATCGCGTCCGGTGCTGCGACACCCGTGCGCGCCAGCGCGCGCACCGCGTCGAGCCAGCCTGCGAGCTGACGCTCGAAATCGGCCGAGGCGCCGAACCGGTAGTGCACGGTGCCCGCGTCGGCGAGCAGGCGCGGCATCTCGGTATCGATCACGTCGACCGCGAACGCCGCATCGAAGCCGAATGCGTCGCGCGCGGCTTCGGGCCCGTAATGGAAGCCTTCCCAGATTTCGCGGTCGGGATTCTTGCCGCGGCAGAACAGGATCGACTCCGGCGCGCCGTGCGGCGCGGCCGCGTTGAGCACGAGCACGGCATCCGGCTCGCTGAAGCCCGTCAGGTAGTGGAAGTAGCTGTCGAACCGGTACGGATAGTCCGTATCGCGGTTGCGCGGCACTTCCGGCGCGGTGGGGACGATGGCGACGCCGCCGCCGGCGGCACGCAGTGCGGCAAGCACGCGTTCACGGCGCTGGCGGTAGACGTCGACGGCGATGGCGGTATCGAGGGGCGCGTTCATTCGTGCGATTGTAGCGCCGCGGGACGCCATGCGTGAGAGAGGGGGCGGGAAGCCGCCCCGGAAGGCCCGTGCGGCGGTTGTTGCAAACCATCCACAGGCCGTCCGGGCGATTTTCTGTCGCGCGACGCTGGCCGGTTATGATCGGCGACAACGTATACTCTCGGCGGTTCCCTTAAAAAGGCAGATGATGAAATTAATCGGTTCGCTCAGCAGCCCGTACGTCCGCAAGGCGCGGATCGTGCTGGCTGAAAAGAAGATCGACTACAAGCTGGAGCTCGAGAACGTGTGGGCGCCGGAGACGGATATTCATGCATCGAATCCGCTCGGCAAGGTCCCGTGCCTCGTGATGGAGGATGGTGCCGCGGTGTTCGATTCCCGCGTGATCTGCGAATACGTCGATACGCTGTCGCCGGTCGGCAAGCTGATTCCGCCGTCGGGCCGCGAGCGCCTCGAGGTGCGGTGCTGGGAAGCGCTGGGCGACGGCGTGATCGACGCGGCGGTCGCGATTCGCGTCGAACATACGATGCGCGACGAAGCGCAGCGCAGCGCGAGCTGGATCGCGCGCCAGCAACGCAAGATCGACGACGGTCTCGTCGCGATGTCGCAGGGCCTCGGCGGCAAGACGTGGTGCGTCGGTAATCATTACACGCTCGCCGACATCGCACTCGGCTGCGCGCTCGGCTATCTCGACTTCCGGATGCCCGAGCTCAACTGGCGCGATCGCCACCCGAACCTCGACAAGCACTTCGCGAAGCTGCTGCAGCGGCCGTCGTTCGCCGACACGCTGCCGCAGAACTGAGCCGCACGCGACGCATTCACGCGATTACGCATTCGGCAGACAAAAGAAAAGCGCCCCGCGGGGCGCTTTTCTTTTTGCCGGGCCGCCCCGCGGCGGGGGCAGTGGCCCGCGTCATTCGATCGACGCGTACACGGCTTCGCCGAGCGTGAACGAATCGCTGCGT
This region of Burkholderia contaminans genomic DNA includes:
- the dusB gene encoding tRNA dihydrouridine synthase DusB, producing MPVIGPHVLRNNLFVAPMAGVTDRPFRQLCKRLGAGYAVSEMVASNAQLWKSAKTMRRANHEGEVEPIAVQIAGADPAMMAEAARYNVDNGAQIIDINMGCPAKKVCNVAAGSALLQNEPLVQRIVEAVVAAVGTGPDAVPVTLKIRTGWDREHKNAITVARLAEAAGISMLTVHGRTRADLYRGDAEYDTIAAVKAAVRIPVVANGDITSPAKAKAVLDATGADALMIGRAAQGRPWLFREIDHFLQTGELLPPPRIDEIQHVMNEHLEDHYAFYGEFTGVRTARKHIGWYTRGLSGANGFRHRMNTLDSTREQLAAVNAFFEAQKALSDHLVYVDDEEENGQGESDDHNQLAA
- a CDS encoding oxygenase MpaB family protein; the protein is MTTPPSSRPAAPAPGPRWAEPIRKRLVAGVTHLTVGGGGPSLDLSSPPGDPGLFGPDAICWRVHADFTSMMTGGIAALLLQALDPLALAGVWDHSSFRTDILGRLRRTATFITGTTFGSRADALALIERVKSIHAHISGTAPDGRPYRADDPALLTWVHVAEVSSFLAAHLRYVNPALPGELQDRYYAETALIAELLGAHEVPRSRAEVAAYLARMQPELEAGPRTFDVMSILLNVPVAKPALRPAASLVMHAGIDLLPPWAQRMLGVSAFAPLRRAVVRPGIRVVAPVLRWALVNGASKRARRRATATPPDGTPST
- a CDS encoding ParB/Srx family N-terminal domain-containing protein, which produces MPRLPIRFALAASLSTVFALTACGGDDVAAVARSDAQTPSGGTPAAPAPTPPATVTPQPGKWKAARTGDLIDVTLGDLHPTQGAIGYDQIYYKLGRYELQPDKKFDDFCADEGLGGVASGGYTAKSVLREPASYTCTTTDANARDRSVLNPVVIGPNGDALYLTDGHHGLSTYYETPDGGPALRVHVVVKDNLSDYSGDAFWQQMQRRGYLRLKNGEGKPITTAQLPTGLGLKLGMTNDRYRSLVYFTRDIGYSKPAQATDYLEFYWADWLRAQPGTFALTGYDLTRAGITDPDPAKADTGYLNAVWNASTRMVAATDPVIDGKTGADLGRADAINGGKKYNKGEFDKLRQPITADKPGKIAYALDYKTRHALPQ
- the ruvA gene encoding Holliday junction branch migration protein RuvA gives rise to the protein MIGRIAGILLEKNPPHLLVDCNGVGYEIDVPMSTFYNLPQTGERIVLLTQQIVREDAHLLYGFLTPQERTTFRELLKITGIGARMALAVLSGMSVQELAQAVTMQDAARLTRLPGIGKKTAERLLLELKGKLGADLGALAGAASPSDHATDILNALLALGYSEKEGLAAIKNVPAGTGVSEGIKLALKALSKG
- a CDS encoding UbiH/UbiF/VisC/COQ6 family ubiquinone biosynthesis hydroxylase, with the translated sequence MTTASSPAKPDYDLAIVGAGPVGLALAGWLARRSATQHASIALIDAREPAASTNDPRAIAVSHGSRVLLDTLAWPADATPIEHIHVSQRGHFGRTLIDRDEHGVAALGYVVRYGSLVQALAGAVRGTRVDWLTSTTARAPQQDADGVTLALDGPQGERTLRARVVINAEGGLFHEQQADAGKHRRDYGQTAIVGTVTVSAPRPNVAWERFTHEGPLALLPLGGPRRAEYALVWCCTPDEAARRAALPDDAFLRELGTAFGARMGDFVAIAGRASFPLGLSAAQTLVNGRVAIVGNAAQTLHPVAGQGLNLGLRDAHTLVDTLSAQGFEATALATFNARRALDRRFTIGATDTLARLFTIDSGPLPLLRGAALTALEFVPPLKKVIARQMMFGQRN
- the purH gene encoding bifunctional phosphoribosylaminoimidazolecarboxamide formyltransferase/IMP cyclohydrolase; this translates as MIKQALISVSDKTGIVDFAKSLSDLGVKLLSTGGTAKLLADAGLPVTEVADYTGFPEMLDGRVKTLHPKVHGGILARRDLPEHMQALEQHGIPTIDLLVVNLYPFVATIAKDDCTLADAIENIDIGGPTMLRSAAKNHRDVTVVVDPADYAVVLDEMKANGNAVGYATNFRLATKVFAHTAQYDGAITNYLTSLTDELKHASRSAYPATLNLAFDKVQDLRYGENPHQSAAFYRDLATPAGALANYRQLQGKELSYNNIADSDAAWECVKTFDAPACVIIKHANPCGVAVGNDSANAYAKAFQTDPTSAFGGIIAFNREVDEAAAQAVAKQFVEVLIAPSFSDAAKQVFAAKQNVRLLEIALGDGHNAFDLKRVGGGLLVQSLDSRNVQPSELRVVTKRQPTAKEMDDLLFAWRVAKYVKSNAIVFCGNGMTLGVGAGQMSRVDSARIASIKAQNAGLTLAGSAVASDAFFPFRDGLDVVVAAGATCVIQPGGSMRDDEVIAAADEHGIAMVLTGVRHFRH
- the ruvC gene encoding crossover junction endodeoxyribonuclease RuvC, translated to MRILGIDPGLRVTGFGVIDVSGHRLAYVTSGVIRTPTADLATRLGTIFQGVSTIVREHAPDQAAIEKVFVNVNPQSTLLLGQARGAAICGLVAGGLPVAEYTALQLKQAVVGYGRATKTQMQEMVTRLLNLSGQPGSDAADALGMAICHAHGGDTLSTLGGLAPALAKKGLRVRRGRLVG
- the ruvB gene encoding Holliday junction branch migration DNA helicase RuvB, encoding MIETDKLATEQRIIAATPASSHEEVFERALRPRQLDDYVGQEKVRGQLEIFIEAAKRRSEPLDHVLLFGPPGLGKTTLAHIIAREMGVNLRQTSGPVLERAGDLAALLTNLEANDVLFIDEIHRLSPVVEEILYPALEDYQIDIMIGEGPAARSVKLDLQPFTLVGATTRAGMLTNPLRDRFGIVARLEFYDADQLSRIVRRSASLLNAQIDPNGALEIAKRSRGTPRIANRLLRRVRDFAEVKADGQITAAVADAALAMLDVDPVGFDLMDRKLLEAILYKFDGGPVGIDNLAAAIGEERDTIEDVLEPYLIQQGFLQRTPRGRVATLLTYRHFGLSAPDTGRTERGEWDTPDGK
- a CDS encoding histidine phosphatase family protein, with product MATTQILFIRHGETAWNRIKRIQGHIDIPLAETGLEQAQRLAARLARDARDGARLDAIYSSDLMRAQQTAQPFADALGLTPRLREGLRERSYGQFQGHDSAEIETLFPDAYAAWQTRDPGFAPEGGESQREFYHRVLHALEPIVAEHPGGRIACVAHGGVLDCVYRFANGIELSAPRNYQLLNTSINVVDYVDGRAQVVQWADVSHLDAASDDDGYRKVL
- a CDS encoding Fis family transcriptional regulator, giving the protein MSKHNIEQCVRESLDVYFRDLDGSNPHDVYEMVMSCVEKPMLEVVLVQAGGNQSLAAEYLGINRNTLRKKLQQHGLL